AATTTCCGTTTACCGGGGGAGTAAAGTTCTGGAATGTCTGACCTGTAATTACTGCATATCCGTTGTTACAGTCAATCCATTGATATAAAGCCCCTACCGCGTTCGCAGTTAATGTGGGATCATTATTGAGGACTGAAACATCTGCCGAATTAATAGTAAGGTTAACGGTGATGATGCTGTCGCATCCGGTAACACTATATAAGGTATCCATGTATTGTCCGCTGGTCATCCATGTATAGAGACCGCTTGGAGAAACGAGGCTGTCGCAGGCAGAAAGCACTATATTTGAATACGTGGCTGAGCATTGTCTCATCTTCTGAACAAATGCATCCTGGTTTCCATACGAAGCGATGTTAAACACTCCCATATCAGGATCAAAATCTACCGTACCTACGAAATAACCTGCGGTATAAACGCCAAATAAAGTGTCTACCGCCACAGCTCGGCCATAATCAGCATAAATGCCGCCGAGTTTTTTGGCCCACACAAAATTTCCTGAACTGTCAAGTTTACTGATAAATGCATCATCTGTATAGCTTGAATTGAATATAGTGGATGCAACGTTATAAGTGCCTGAGCCGGGATCAAAATCAGCAACTCCGTTGAAATGCCCCGTGGTATAAACATACCCGCTGTCATCAATAGTAATACCACGGCCGGCATCAACATTGATACCTCCGATTTTCAGGGCCCAACTCAGCGCCCCTGCACTATCAAGTTTCCAGATATACACATCTTCACCGCCTGACGAAGAGGAGAGGGTAGTGGTGCCGGAACCCGGGTCAAAATCAACGATTCCCTGAAAATAACCGGTTGAATATACATTTCCCCGATTGTCTGTTCTCACTGAATACGCCCTGTCATTCGCATTATTGCCGGCCTTGCACGCCCATCTGAATGCACCGGTAGAGTCAAGCCTGCTGACAAATACATCATCAGAACCGGCAAGGAATGAACTCAGGTTGGCCGTTCCTGAACCCGGATCAAAATCAGCAGTTCCCCTAAAATATCCGGTGGTGATTACATTTCCAAAAGCATCGATGGTAATTGACATCGCTACTTCTGAAGAAGTACCTCCCATTTTTTTTGCCCATCCAAAATTTCCGGATGCATCGAGTTTTAAAACAAAAATATCTTCCAGTCCTGACGCTGCCAGGTTGTAAACTCCGGTGCCGGGGTCAAAGTCAACAGTACCGGTGAATTTTCCGGTTGCGTAAACGTTACCATATGTATCAAGCGCAATAGCAGTACCAAGGTCGGTTCCGGTATTTCCTGCGCTTTTCGCCCATATAAAATTACCCGATGCATCAAGTTTGCTGATATAGATGTCCTGTCCGCCGGCAGCAGCAAGATTATACACCCCCATGCCGGGATCAAAATCAGCGGTACCGGAAAAATTGCCTGTTGTATAAACGGATCCGTCATTGCCCACTGTGATAAAATCGGAATACTCGTTTAAAGCGCCACCCAGTTGCCGGGCCCAGATGAGATTGCCGTAAGGATCAAGTTTGCAGATGTAGGAATCGCTTCCTCCGTTCGAGGTTAAGTTATACACACCTGGGCCCGGATCAAAATCACCTGTTCCATTGAAATAGCCTGTTACATAGGCGTTCCGGGATGCATCTACGGTAATATGATTTCCATAATCAGCAGAAGAGCCTCCCACATGTACCGCCCATTCGAAGCTCTGAGCTTTAATGGCGGTTGCAGAGGTAATAAGTATGGATGAAATCAGAACCTTTATTGTCATCGTTTTTATGTTATGATTAAGTAGGGCTTATTCTTAAGAGGCTGCGGACCGATTTTGGTGGGTGTGTTCAAATGTACAAAGAAATCAGGGGAAGGCATTTAATGTACTCTTGTTGTTGCGGGTCTTTATTGTTCGATGGTTCTTAAACTTAATAAATAAGTCAACAATGTATTCTATTTCACTCGCAGTCAATTTGTGTGAAAGAGGCAAACATAAAATATTTTCAGATATATATTTACAATCAGAAAGGTCATATTTTTTGCAGTCTTTATATAAATTACTGTCGCTGATTAATGGATGAAAATACCTTTTTGCAAAAACCTGATGCGATGCTAAATAATTCTGAATTTCTGATACTGTTGCTCCAAAAGTGATTGGGTCAATTATTATTGGAAAATAAATGTAATTATAAGTTGTATTTTCTGATATTTCTATTGTATGTATACCTCTTATGTTTTTTAATAATTCACGATAAAGTAGAGTTGCCTTTTTTCTGTTTTCTATTGCATTATCAACAAGGCTCAAAGAAGCTAATCCGAATGCAGCCTGAAACTCATTCATCTTAGCATTTAATCCATACTCGGTTATACAGGAATTTTTATCTATTCCCGAATTTGCCAGTACATCCAGGAGTTCTTTTGTTTTTTTATCATGGCTGATAACTGCTCCTCCTTCTATCGTGTTAAAAACTTTGGTTGCGTGAAAGCTCAGTACAGATAGGTCGCCATAATTCAATACGGATTGGCCATTTATTTTAACACCAAAGCAATGCGCAGCGTCATAAATAACTTTTAGCTTGTACTTATTTGCAAGTTTATCAATTTCTCTTACGTTACACGGATTACCGAACATATGCACCGGAAGAACAGCACATGTCTCAGAGCTAATGGCTTTTTCCACCGATGAGATATTGATATTCAGAGATGATTTGTCGATGTCAACAAATACCGGCCTGAGATTGTTCCAATATAGTGCTTGTATTGGAAATTCCGCTTAAACTGACCCCCTGATTCCGGGGCAAACTGACCCCTCTAATCCGGAGCAAATTGACCCCACTTCTGCGCGGCAAACTGACCCCCCCCTGTTTTTGATCTGATCATGCTGATTTAGCGGACCTGCTCCGGATTGGCTGTGTTGTAACAACTTCACAGCAAATCTAGGAAAAATGGCTAATAAACCAATCAGTATGAGCATCGTACGACAAATCATGAAGCTTTATTCCAGGGGAATAGGCAAAAAGCGCATAGGCCACCGGCTTGGCGTATCCAAGAACACGGTAAAACAATACATCGGAGTAGTAGAGAAGCTGCAAAGACCCTGGGATGAGCTTATGCAGCTGAGTGACCATGAACTCAATCAGTTGGTTCATCCCCCCCGGCAGTCGGTAGTGGATGAGCGAATAAAGCAGGTGTTTGATTTCTTTCCTGAGATGGAGAAGCGTCTTCGTAGACGCGGCATGACCGTGGCCCGGCAATATCTTGTATTCAAAGAGCGCTACCCTTCAGGACTGAAGGAAACCGCCTTTTACCGGTACTACGGCAAATGGAAGAAGAAAGTCTACCCGGTGATGCATATTGAGCATAAGGTAGGCGATATGATGTATGTGGATTATGCCGGGGCCACGCTGCCTTATGTGGAGGCCGATACAGGAGAAATAAAGCAGGCACAGGTCTTTGTGGGGATACTGGGCTGGAGCCAGTACGCTTATGTAGAAGCCTTACCAAGTCAGGTGATCGATGACTTCATAGCCGGCTGTGAGAACAGCTTCTGGTATTTTAAGGGCGTTCCGCTGGCCATTGTCCCTGACAATTTGAAGTCGGCCGTGTTCAAGGCCAACAACTATGAGCCCACACTTAATGAAAACTTTAAAGCGTTCTGCGCTCATTACGGCATAGCCATTTTACCGGCACGTGTCCGGAAACCTCAGGATAAGGCCCATGTGGAGAACATGGTCAAGATCGCCTATCAGCGCATTTACGCCAGCCTGCCGGAGAAGGAGATCCTGACCCTGGAGGCGCTCAACGCGGAGATACGCAGGCACCTGAGCTGCGCACTCAACGATGTGCCCCTTACAGGCAAACAGTGCTCCCGCCGGGATCAATGGATGCTGGAGCTTCCTACGCTGCAGCCCTTACCGGAGAAACGCTATGAGATGCGAAAGATCAAACAAGTCACCGTGATGAAGAACGGGCATATATATCTCACGGAGGATCAGCATTACTACAGCGTACCCTACGAGCTGATCGGGAAAAAACTAAAGCTTCAGTACTCGCGCTCCGTGGTGGAACTCTACGAGCAATACCGGTTGATCGTCTCCCATAAGAGGATCAAAAGCCCCCATAACTACACCACCGTTGCGGAACACATGCCTCCGCAGCACCGCTATGTAACCGATTGGAGCCCGGAGTTTTTCATGGAAAAGGCCCGTGCCATTGACCCATCCGTGGAATACTACATCAGCCAGGTGCTGGCTAAAAAGGTTCATCCCCAGCAGGCGTATAAATCCTGCCAGGGAATCTTATCCTTTGCCCGGCGTGTGGGCAATGACCGGCTGATAAAGGCCTGCAAGCGCGCCCATGAGATTGGCTACTATAACTATAAAACGATAGAGGACATTCTTCAGAAAAACTTTGACCGCTACGAGGACGAACCCCAGCCCACACACATGCCAGCCCACGAGAATATCCGGGGAGGAGATTATTATCAATGAATTATATGTCAAACATCAAAAACCAAAACTACATGAATCCAATCTTAGAAAAAATGAGACAAATGCGTCTGACAGGAATGTCACGTGCCTTTCAACTTACGCTGGAGAGCGGAAGGAATGAGAAGTTCACTCCCGATGAGATGGTTGCCCACCTTATTGATGCCGAGTGGGATGAGCGCTACAACCGGAAAATGGACCGCTCGCTCAAATACGCACGCTTCCGGTACAAGGCGAGCGTGGAACAGATATCCTTTGAGGATAACCGGCTGGACAGAAATCAGTTGCTCCGGCTCGCTAGCTGCGATTTTATCAAGAGCAAGGAGAACATCATTCTCACAGGAAGCACAGGCATCGGGAAAAGCTTCGTAGCCTCCGCCCTGGGTCACCAGGCGTGTTCTTTAGGGTACCGGGTATTATATACGCACAGCACAAAATTGTTTGCTCGAATGAAGATCGCCAAAGCGGATGGCTCATACCTGAAGGAACTGGCTAAAATTGAAAAGCAGCATTTACTGCTCATTGACGACTTTGGTATCCAACCCCTTGATGCACAGGGAAGATCCACCCTGATGGAGATCATTGAGGACCGGCACGGAAAATCCTCTACCATCTTCACCTCCCAGGTCCCTGTGAGTCTCTGGCATGAGATCATCGGGGAGCAGACCATCGCTGATGCGATCCTTGACCGAATCGTTCATGATGCCCACCGCATTGAAATGAAGGGAGAGTCGCTAAGAAGAAAAAGGCAACCCAAAACAGAGGAATCTATTGACCTGAATGAACTAAAAAACTAATTTAGCCTGGTCTTGAATAAATCAGCATCGATCAACTCAAAAAGGGTACCTCAAATTGAGGGGTCAATATCCCGCGGAAAGGTGGGGTCAGTTTACGCGGAATCTCCAGTCTGCCCGCCTGACGCAAAACCCGTGTTACCTGCTGGCGTTCGTGTCATTCGTTTTGTGTCAATGTCTTAAAGGTCTTTTTTTAATCATTCCTCCCTTTGTGTCCTTTATGCTACTCATCACAACAAAAGCGTTGGGGTCAATTTTTTCTATTTCAGTATTTAATTTATTTAACTCAAGTCTGGTTACCACAGTGTAAACAATGTCCATTTCTTTCGCTTCTCCCTTTTTACCAAAACCGCGTTTGCCGTTATATATAGTTACACCCCGTCCCATATTGTCAATAATCATTTGTCTGATTTTGTCATTGTGTGATGAAATAATGGTAACACCTATATATTCTTCAATTCCTTCAATAATAAAATCAAGTGTCTTTGATGCAGCTAAATATGTAATCATTGAATAAAGAGCTATTTCAACTGAAAGAAAATATACAGCCGCAGAAAAAATTACAACATTAATTGCGATAATGATGTCGCCAATAGTTGTCCCGAGTTTGCGACTTAAAAAAATGGCAAGAACTTCTGTCCCGTCAATTACTGCTCCGCCTCTAACTGAAAGCCCGATACCAGCACCAAGAAAAAAGCCACCAAAAACTGCCACCAACAAATTGTCTTTCGTAACATCTGGAAAACTGACTGTAGCAAGACAAAGTGCAAGTCCTGAAATTGCAAGAGCCGTTTTTATCGCGAAGGGTTTACCAAGAATTTTGTATGCAAGAAATATAAATGGGATGTTTACACAAACAATCAAAATAGGAAGAGGGAATTTTGTCAAAGCGGAAATCAATAATGAAATACCTGTTGCACCTCCGTCAATAAAATTATTTGTCAGCAAGAAGCCTTTAAAACCAAAAGATGCAGAAAAAATACCAATAGTAATTAGGAAAAAGTCCTTAATATGGCGTTTAGTTGTGATAATAAATTCTCGATAATTCTTTGCAAGTTGGTAGTCAGAATAACGGGCTTTGTCACCCGATTTATTTTTCTTGTGTCTAAGTGTCGTTTGAATAATTATTTGTGTCCAAAATGGGTTCATAGTCGTTGTGTCATTGTCTTTACGCTTGCAGGTAACGTTCCGCAAGTTTGCGATGTGCGGGTTTTCGGAGAAGGATTTGTCGGCAAGACAAATGCTTATTTGGAAACCCGCACTCCATTTTACTTGAACGCCCGCATAACGCCAAACCGCTGTTAGTGGTTGTGTTTTTTTGTTTTGATAAATTTATATGTCTGTTTGCCGAGAACATAATTATCACCACCATAAGTTTCTGTCATCATTTCTGTCAAGGTTAAAGTGTCGCCTGAAAAAATCCAATTGTAATAACATATTTGTGTCTTTGGAGGAGGTGCGTTGCCAGGTGCAGCAACTGTCGTGTCTTCAAAGCAGATTACGTCATAATTTTGAAAGGGATGTGATGTTCCGAAGTAGTCGTGAATGTGATACTTATTATATTTTTTGAAACCAGTCATTAAACCATCAGTTGT
This genomic interval from Bacteroidia bacterium contains the following:
- a CDS encoding SBBP repeat-containing protein; translated protein: MTIKVLISSILITSATAIKAQSFEWAVHVGGSSADYGNHITVDASRNAYVTGYFNGTGDFDPGPGVYNLTSNGGSDSYICKLDPYGNLIWARQLGGALNEYSDFITVGNDGSVYTTGNFSGTADFDPGMGVYNLAAAGGQDIYISKLDASGNFIWAKSAGNTGTDLGTAIALDTYGNVYATGKFTGTVDFDPGTGVYNLAASGLEDIFVLKLDASGNFGWAKKMGGTSSEVAMSITIDAFGNVITTGYFRGTADFDPGSGTANLSSFLAGSDDVFVSRLDSTGAFRWACKAGNNANDRAYSVRTDNRGNVYSTGYFQGIVDFDPGSGTTTLSSSSGGEDVYIWKLDSAGALSWALKIGGINVDAGRGITIDDSGYVYTTGHFNGVADFDPGSGTYNVASTIFNSSYTDDAFISKLDSSGNFVWAKKLGGIYADYGRAVAVDTLFGVYTAGYFVGTVDFDPDMGVFNIASYGNQDAFVQKMRQCSATYSNIVLSACDSLVSPSGLYTWMTSGQYMDTLYSVTGCDSIITVNLTINSADVSVLNNDPTLTANAVGALYQWIDCNNGYAVITGQTFQNFTPPVNGNYAVIVTQNNCTDTSLCYAILTTHYIKYDEEGKCSVFPNPSDEGINIRIPKELIGSIYYISDVNGETLLSGTLTGENTALMLHSLSNGTYLISIGDYTKLSFRFIKQ
- a CDS encoding DegT/DnrJ/EryC1/StrS family aminotransferase → MQALYWNNLRPVFVDIDKSSLNINISSVEKAISSETCAVLPVHMFGNPCNVREIDKLANKYKLKVIYDAAHCFGVKINGQSVLNYGDLSVLSFHATKVFNTIEGGAVISHDKKTKELLDVLANSGIDKNSCITEYGLNAKMNEFQAAFGLASLSLVDNAIENRKKATLLYRELLKNIRGIHTIEISENTTYNYIYFPIIIDPITFGATVSEIQNYLASHQVFAKRYFHPLISDSNLYKDCKKYDLSDCKYISENILCLPLSHKLTASEIEYIVDLFIKFKNHRTIKTRNNKSTLNAFP
- the istA gene encoding IS21 family transposase, producing MANKPISMSIVRQIMKLYSRGIGKKRIGHRLGVSKNTVKQYIGVVEKLQRPWDELMQLSDHELNQLVHPPRQSVVDERIKQVFDFFPEMEKRLRRRGMTVARQYLVFKERYPSGLKETAFYRYYGKWKKKVYPVMHIEHKVGDMMYVDYAGATLPYVEADTGEIKQAQVFVGILGWSQYAYVEALPSQVIDDFIAGCENSFWYFKGVPLAIVPDNLKSAVFKANNYEPTLNENFKAFCAHYGIAILPARVRKPQDKAHVENMVKIAYQRIYASLPEKEILTLEALNAEIRRHLSCALNDVPLTGKQCSRRDQWMLELPTLQPLPEKRYEMRKIKQVTVMKNGHIYLTEDQHYYSVPYELIGKKLKLQYSRSVVELYEQYRLIVSHKRIKSPHNYTTVAEHMPPQHRYVTDWSPEFFMEKARAIDPSVEYYISQVLAKKVHPQQAYKSCQGILSFARRVGNDRLIKACKRAHEIGYYNYKTIEDILQKNFDRYEDEPQPTHMPAHENIRGGDYYQ
- the istB gene encoding IS21-like element helper ATPase IstB, with the protein product MNPILEKMRQMRLTGMSRAFQLTLESGRNEKFTPDEMVAHLIDAEWDERYNRKMDRSLKYARFRYKASVEQISFEDNRLDRNQLLRLASCDFIKSKENIILTGSTGIGKSFVASALGHQACSLGYRVLYTHSTKLFARMKIAKADGSYLKELAKIEKQHLLLIDDFGIQPLDAQGRSTLMEIIEDRHGKSSTIFTSQVPVSLWHEIIGEQTIADAILDRIVHDAHRIEMKGESLRRKRQPKTEESIDLNELKN
- a CDS encoding YitT family protein translates to MNPFWTQIIIQTTLRHKKNKSGDKARYSDYQLAKNYREFIITTKRHIKDFFLITIGIFSASFGFKGFLLTNNFIDGGATGISLLISALTKFPLPILIVCVNIPFIFLAYKILGKPFAIKTALAISGLALCLATVSFPDVTKDNLLVAVFGGFFLGAGIGLSVRGGAVIDGTEVLAIFLSRKLGTTIGDIIIAINVVIFSAAVYFLSVEIALYSMITYLAASKTLDFIIEGIEEYIGVTIISSHNDKIRQMIIDNMGRGVTIYNGKRGFGKKGEAKEMDIVYTVVTRLELNKLNTEIEKIDPNAFVVMSSIKDTKGGMIKKRPLRH